One segment of Coffea arabica cultivar ET-39 chromosome 7c, Coffea Arabica ET-39 HiFi, whole genome shotgun sequence DNA contains the following:
- the LOC113699811 gene encoding uncharacterized protein: protein MPTGRLAKWQMILAEFDIVFTSQKAVKGQAIADYLAENPNDDDYQPLHTYFPDEKVLLVGAAEDMSEPYPEWRLFFDGAANSFGAGIGAVLVSPEGKHYPGAAKLQFACTNNMAEYEACIFCLKMALEMEVKELIAFSDSDLLVHQTLKQWITKDSKILPYHCNLLTLARQFQSLEFRHLPRARNVFVDALATLSSMIQYPDELGIKPIRIQLQDKPAHCWVVDKTSGNSPWYNDIKEFIKTGSYPPEASANDKGFLRRMASKFFLNGEKIMRTGYFWLTMERDCIDFVRKCIKCQVHGDVIRAPPTELHSMIAPWPCSMWGTDVIGTIDPPASNGHRFILVAIEYFTKWVEAESFKHVTKKVVANFSRDHIICRFGVPETLITDNAKHLNNDMVDRLCEQFKIRHRNSAIYRPQMNGAVKAANKNLKKIIRKMTERHRDWHEKLPYALMAYRTAIRTSTGATPYSLMYGIEAVLPAEVEIPSLRILMETKLEEADWLKQHYEQLTLIDEK from the exons atgccAACTGGGCGTCTAGCCAAATGGCAGATGATTCTTGCGGaatttgatattgtttttactTCGCAAAAGGCCGTCAAGGGACAAGCTATAGCTGATTATTTGGCAGAAAATCCGAACGATGATGACTATCAACCGCTCCATACTTATTTCCCCGATGAGAAGGTTTTACTTGTTGGTGCCGCAGAAGATATGAGCGAACCGTACCCTGAATGGAGGTTATTTTTTGATGGTGCCGCTAATTCTTTCGGAGCTGGAATCGGAGCAGTGCTTGTATCTCCAGAAGGGAAGCATTATCCCGGAGCTGCTAAATTGCAATTTGCCTGCACAAACAATATGGCTGAGTATGAAGCCTGTATTTTTTGTCTTaaaatggctttggaaatgGAAGTTAAAGAGTTGATAGccttcagtgattcagatttacTTGTGCACCAAACGTTGAAGcaatggataaccaaagattccaAGATCTTGCCATACCATTGTAATTTGCTCACTCTAGCTAGACAATTTCAAAGTTTGGAATTCAGACATCTTCCACGAGCCCGAAATGTATTTGTcgatgctttggccaccttaTCTTCTATGATACAATATCCGGACGAACTAGGAATCAAGCCTATCCGGATCCAACTCCAGGACAAGCCTGCTCATTGTTGGGTCGTAGACAAAACATCTGGCAATAGCCCTTGGTACAATGATATTAAAGAGTTCATCAAAACCGGGTCTTACCCTCCAGAAGCTAGTGCAAATGACAAGGGTTTCTTGCGCAGAATGGCCTCGaagtttttcttaaatggagag aaaatcatgagaaccgggtATTTTTGGCTTACCATGGAGCGCGATTGCATAGACTTTGTCCGGAAATGTATTAAATGTCAAGTGCATGGCGATGTTATACGTGCTCCTCCCACCGAGTTACATAGCATGATTGCTCCATGGCCCTGCTCAATGTGGGGTACGGACGTGATTGGCACAATTGAccctcctgcttcaaatgggcatcgatttatattggtggcaattGAGTACTTCACCAAATGGGTCGAAGCGGAATCATTCAAACATGTGACAAAGAAAGTGGTGGCAAATTTCTCAAGAGATCACATCATATGCCGATTTGGAGTGCCAGAAACATTGATTACAGACAATGCCAAGCATCTcaacaatgacatggtggaCAGGCTATGCGAGCAATTCAAAATCAGACATCGTAACTCTGCCATCTATAGACCGCAGATGAATGGAGCCGTGAAAGccgcaaacaagaatttgaagaagatcaTCCGTAAAATGACTGAAAGGCACcgtgattggcatgaaaagctTCCTTATGCACTAATGGCATACCGGACTGCTATTCGAACTTCAACTGGGGCAACTCCCTACTCGCTCATGTATGGAATAGAAGCTGTGCTACCTGCTGAGgtcgaaatcccttcattgcgtATTCTAATGGAAACCAAGTTGGAAGAggctgattggttaaagcaacATTATGAACAATTGACCTTGATTGATGAAAAATGA